The Psychromonas sp. MME1 genome window below encodes:
- a CDS encoding prephenate dehydratase domain-containing protein, whose amino-acid sequence MPKIATLGPKETFSDLATQQYLRSQDKHYDIQYYPTLSETFDAIGKECECGVLPIENLSEGYVQVVLERLIDTHLIVIAELLLPIQFSFVGYCKDFSQLTDFMYSLLRMDSALSLLIS is encoded by the coding sequence ATGCCTAAAATAGCAACGCTTGGCCCTAAAGAAACATTTTCAGATTTAGCCACACAGCAATACTTGCGTAGCCAAGATAAACATTATGATATTCAATATTATCCGACGCTAAGTGAGACCTTTGATGCCATTGGCAAAGAGTGTGAGTGTGGGGTATTGCCGATTGAGAACTTATCTGAAGGGTATGTACAAGTTGTTTTAGAACGCCTCATCGATACGCATTTAATTGTTATTGCTGAATTACTATTACCGATTCAATTCTCCTTTGTTGGTTATTGCAAAGATTTTTCGCAATTAACAGATTTTATGTACAGTTTGTTGCGCATGGACAGTGCTCTGAGTTTATTAATAAGTTAG
- the trmA gene encoding tRNA (uridine(54)-C5)-methyltransferase TrmA — translation MNLQFVDPDNYEQQLAAKETQFNHQFATFKLPPLESFPSPVINYRMRSEFRVWHEGDDLFYIMFDQATKAKIRVDQFPPASALINQLMPQLIAALKSNTILRYKLFQVDFISSLSGQIVISLLYHKPLDEQWVAQATQLKTSLSAHFDINVIGRAKKQKIVLDQDYVLEELEVDGEKLCYQQIENSFTQPNAQVAIKMLEWAIDCTRNSEGDLLELYCGNGNFSLALAKNFNKVLATEIAKPSVHSAQFNIAKNNIDNVTIIRMSAEEFTQAINGEREFNRLQGINLQDYQCNTIFVDPPRSGLDDETVKMVQKYDNILYISCNPDTLYNNLLVFNETHEIKRFALFDQFPYTHHSEAGVYLVRR, via the coding sequence ATGAATCTGCAATTTGTCGATCCAGATAATTATGAACAGCAGTTAGCTGCCAAAGAAACACAATTTAACCATCAATTTGCAACATTCAAACTGCCTCCTCTAGAGTCGTTCCCCTCTCCAGTCATCAATTACCGTATGCGTTCAGAATTTCGTGTCTGGCATGAAGGAGATGACCTTTTTTATATTATGTTCGACCAAGCAACTAAAGCGAAGATTAGAGTTGATCAATTCCCCCCAGCCAGCGCGCTAATAAATCAACTTATGCCACAATTAATTGCGGCACTAAAAAGCAATACGATATTACGCTACAAACTATTTCAAGTGGATTTTATCTCTAGCTTAAGTGGCCAAATCGTGATTAGCCTGCTATATCATAAACCGTTAGATGAACAGTGGGTAGCACAAGCAACACAACTTAAAACATCACTATCAGCGCATTTCGACATTAACGTTATTGGACGTGCTAAAAAGCAAAAAATTGTATTAGATCAAGACTATGTATTAGAAGAGTTAGAGGTTGATGGAGAAAAATTATGCTATCAACAAATCGAAAATAGCTTTACTCAACCGAATGCTCAAGTCGCGATAAAAATGCTGGAGTGGGCGATTGATTGCACCCGGAATAGTGAAGGTGATCTACTTGAACTATACTGCGGTAATGGCAATTTCTCACTTGCACTGGCAAAAAACTTTAACAAAGTGCTAGCAACCGAAATAGCTAAACCCTCTGTTCATTCTGCACAGTTCAATATTGCCAAAAATAACATTGATAATGTCACTATTATTCGCATGTCTGCTGAAGAGTTTACACAGGCTATTAATGGAGAGCGTGAGTTTAATCGTTTACAGGGTATTAATTTACAAGATTATCAATGCAATACCATTTTTGTCGATCCTCCTAGATCGGGTCTTGATGATGAAACGGTAAAAATGGTACAAAAGTATGACAATATTTTATATATCAGCTGCAACCCTGATACCTTATATAATAATTTGCTCGTATTTAATGAAACCCATGAAATTAAGCGTTTTGCGCTCTTTGATCAATTTCCATATACACACCATAGCGAAGCGGGTGTCTATCTAGTAAGACGCTAG
- a CDS encoding prephenate dehydratase domain-containing protein — MQRFFAINRFYVQFVAHGQCSEFINKLANIKIHNTQSNIESLMRAKQQGQGAGAIIPKHALELADSNCLMKENVTNYENNQTRFLVISHQAQARVFDANYKTTVVVKNDKDCPGVLGNIVNAFSQQKVNLTSIMSRPTKSQFGKYHFFIDVDGHQLDDNVAHAFDIISKQYSLTIIGSYIKVQ; from the coding sequence TTGCAAAGATTTTTCGCAATTAACAGATTTTATGTACAGTTTGTTGCGCATGGACAGTGCTCTGAGTTTATTAATAAGTTAGCAAATATTAAAATCCATAATACACAGAGTAATATAGAGTCGTTAATGCGCGCTAAGCAGCAAGGTCAAGGAGCTGGAGCTATTATTCCTAAGCATGCATTAGAACTTGCTGATAGTAACTGTTTGATGAAGGAAAATGTGACTAATTATGAGAATAATCAGACACGCTTTTTAGTGATTAGCCATCAAGCGCAGGCACGTGTTTTCGATGCCAATTATAAAACCACCGTTGTTGTGAAAAATGATAAGGATTGTCCGGGTGTATTGGGCAATATCGTCAATGCATTTTCTCAGCAAAAAGTAAACTTAACATCGATCATGTCACGTCCGACCAAGTCCCAATTTGGAAAATACCACTTTTTTATTGATGTGGACGGCCATCAACTCGACGATAATGTCGCCCACGCCTTTGATATAATCAGTAAGCAATATTCGCTGACAATTATTGGCTCCTATATCAAAGTCCAATAA
- the rpoH gene encoding RNA polymerase sigma factor RpoH has product MSNTINSMSLVPQGSIGAYVQSVNQFPMLSAEEEKELAERLFNEGDLDAAKKLVMSHLRFVAYIAKSYAGYGLPQADLIQEGNIGLMKAVRRFDPSIGVRLVSFAVHWIKAEIHEYVIRNWRVVKVATTKAQRKLFFNLRKAKKRLGWLSQDEVETVAENLNVSTKDVLEMESRLNAQDQSFDLSASDDEDGNFSPVQYLEDKSADVAVVVEKEYTEKSQKNKLYAALSMLDERSQDIINSRWLDDSKATLHDLAARYEISAERVRQLEANALKKLQSHMI; this is encoded by the coding sequence ATGAGTAATACAATAAATTCAATGAGTTTAGTTCCTCAGGGAAGTATTGGCGCCTATGTTCAATCGGTTAACCAGTTTCCAATGCTTAGTGCAGAAGAGGAAAAAGAGTTGGCTGAACGCTTATTTAATGAGGGGGACTTGGATGCGGCTAAAAAATTAGTCATGTCTCATTTACGCTTCGTTGCTTATATTGCTAAAAGTTATGCTGGGTATGGCTTACCTCAAGCTGATTTAATTCAAGAAGGTAATATTGGCTTAATGAAAGCTGTAAGACGTTTTGACCCATCTATTGGCGTTCGTCTCGTCTCCTTTGCTGTGCACTGGATAAAAGCTGAAATTCATGAATATGTTATTCGTAATTGGCGCGTGGTTAAAGTAGCAACCACTAAAGCACAACGTAAACTCTTCTTTAATCTTCGCAAAGCAAAGAAACGTTTGGGTTGGTTAAGCCAAGATGAAGTTGAAACAGTTGCAGAAAATTTGAATGTTAGTACCAAAGATGTATTAGAAATGGAATCTCGTTTGAATGCACAGGATCAATCCTTTGATTTAAGTGCTAGCGATGATGAAGACGGTAATTTTTCTCCTGTCCAATACCTTGAAGATAAGAGTGCTGATGTCGCGGTTGTTGTTGAGAAAGAGTACACTGAAAAGTCGCAAAAAAATAAGCTTTATGCCGCGTTATCTATGTTGGATGAGCGCAGCCAAGATATAATTAATAGCCGTTGGTTAGATGATTCTAAAGCAACACTACATGATCTTGCTGCACGTTATGAAATATCCGCGGAGCGTGTGCGTCAACTTGAAGCAAATGCACTTAAAAAATTACAATCGCATATGATTTAA
- the murI gene encoding glutamate racemase has product MKQAKQILIFDSGVGGLSIFEQITRLNSQVDCLYLFDNAYFPYGELEDDFLIKRLTELLLAVVEKHAIDLIVIACNSASTVALQVLRAHFTIPIVGVVPAIKPAAQLTKNGVIGLLATPATINREYTKLLIDEFAPNLTVLKIGSTALVKMAEQKLRGIVVDQANLQKIFEPWLTLCEKPDVIVLGCTHFPLLKEEIAGCFERQVQLVDPGVAVANRVNQLLGKQTESNSVTGYRAYYTKEYSETEKENLAALKQNFFDYGFVELCYLNELL; this is encoded by the coding sequence ATGAAGCAAGCAAAACAGATTTTAATTTTCGATTCAGGTGTTGGTGGTTTATCCATATTTGAACAAATAACACGTCTTAATAGCCAAGTCGATTGCCTCTACTTATTTGACAATGCTTACTTCCCCTATGGTGAGTTAGAGGATGATTTTCTCATTAAGCGCTTAACTGAACTGTTATTAGCGGTTGTTGAAAAGCATGCTATTGATTTAATCGTTATCGCTTGCAATTCTGCTAGTACTGTCGCATTACAAGTATTAAGAGCGCATTTTACTATTCCTATTGTTGGTGTTGTCCCTGCCATTAAACCTGCAGCACAGTTAACAAAAAATGGGGTGATCGGTTTACTTGCAACACCTGCAACTATCAATCGAGAATATACCAAATTACTGATCGATGAATTTGCCCCCAATTTAACTGTATTGAAAATAGGCTCAACCGCTTTGGTCAAAATGGCAGAGCAAAAGTTGCGTGGCATAGTGGTTGATCAAGCCAACTTACAAAAAATATTTGAGCCGTGGCTAACGCTGTGTGAAAAACCAGATGTAATTGTACTCGGTTGCACTCATTTTCCATTGTTAAAAGAGGAAATTGCAGGTTGTTTTGAACGGCAGGTTCAGTTGGTCGATCCTGGTGTTGCGGTGGCAAATCGTGTTAATCAATTATTGGGCAAGCAAACGGAGAGTAACTCCGTGACTGGGTATCGTGCTTATTATACAAAGGAATATAGTGAAACTGAAAAAGAGAATTTGGCTGCATTAAAGCAGAATTTTTTTGACTATGGTTTTGTTGAGCTTTGTTATTTAAATGAATTGCTATAA
- the malK gene encoding maltose/maltodextrin ABC transporter ATP-binding protein MalK translates to MAGVVLKKITKAFGNVVVQKDIDLEIVDGEFIAFVGPSGCGKTTLLRMIAGLEDITSGDLYIDGERVNDTPPSKRSISMVFQSYALYPHLNLKDNMTFGLRLAKTPEAEIQERVDYASSILQLGSQLHKKPKELSGGQQQRVAIGRTLVNRPKVLLFDEPLSNLDASLRVQMRIEITKLHKRLNSTMVYVTHDQVEAMTMADRIVVLEGGRVAQLGTPLELYHNPENRFVAGFIGSPKMNFVNARVQELNDEGVVVQLADKSLITVQVEHDTLKIGDPVSVGIRPEHIDTSCSVQCGDGSKKDCLVGEIQVLEQLGHETQIYVEAKGIESDLIIRYFDVAKVALGEEIAFKFPAHRCHLFKEDGTACRRTFKEIGSL, encoded by the coding sequence ATGGCAGGCGTTGTATTAAAAAAAATAACAAAAGCATTTGGTAATGTTGTTGTTCAAAAAGATATTGACTTAGAAATTGTTGATGGTGAATTTATAGCCTTTGTTGGCCCATCTGGCTGTGGTAAAACAACACTACTACGTATGATTGCTGGATTAGAAGATATTACATCCGGTGACCTCTATATCGATGGCGAACGTGTTAATGACACACCTCCATCAAAACGCTCTATCAGCATGGTATTTCAATCCTATGCACTTTATCCTCACTTAAACCTTAAGGACAACATGACCTTTGGTTTACGTTTAGCGAAAACACCAGAAGCTGAAATTCAAGAGCGTGTTGACTATGCCTCTTCAATTTTACAACTTGGTTCTCAGCTACATAAAAAACCAAAAGAGTTATCAGGTGGTCAACAACAACGTGTGGCAATTGGTCGTACGCTAGTAAACCGTCCAAAAGTATTGCTATTTGATGAGCCACTATCAAATCTTGATGCATCACTACGTGTACAAATGCGTATTGAAATTACCAAACTGCACAAACGTCTAAATTCAACTATGGTTTATGTTACACATGATCAGGTTGAAGCGATGACAATGGCTGACCGTATCGTAGTACTAGAAGGTGGTCGAGTGGCACAACTTGGTACACCTCTTGAGTTATACCATAATCCTGAAAATCGTTTTGTAGCAGGCTTTATCGGTTCACCAAAAATGAACTTTGTAAATGCACGAGTTCAAGAGTTAAATGATGAAGGCGTTGTAGTTCAATTAGCTGATAAATCACTAATCACGGTACAAGTTGAGCACGATACATTAAAAATTGGTGATCCCGTTTCAGTTGGTATTCGCCCTGAGCATATTGATACATCATGCTCTGTTCAATGTGGTGATGGAAGCAAAAAAGATTGTCTCGTTGGTGAAATCCAAGTACTTGAGCAATTAGGCCATGAAACACAAATTTATGTAGAAGCTAAAGGCATTGAAAGTGACTTAATCATTCGTTACTTTGATGTTGCTAAAGTGGCTCTAGGCGAAGAGATTGCGTTTAAATTCCCAGCTCATCGTTGCCACCTATTTAAAGAAGATGGCACAGCATGCCGTCGTACCTTTAAAGAAATCGGTAGCCTTTAA